In Procambarus clarkii isolate CNS0578487 chromosome 13, FALCON_Pclarkii_2.0, whole genome shotgun sequence, the genomic stretch gaggatattgctcttaatatttgaacccatggcaaactccctcaaaattaagcccatgtcataagacatattgtgggcaattaggactaaactctctagagcattcttgtggcggaggttgcagtaattacatagagctccaatataattgagttttttcctaaggtgatcatgatgttgaaccttgaaattggtgggtgtaaataccgcctcacaaaactgacagtgagtctgtctcctaaaatgaaccatatcctcaagagacatgtctatttcatatttgggtagggtggatctgattatttcccatttggtggcaactcgctccatgaaatgagtgacgctgtcccccccaaaataagtaaatttatcaatgacggaTAAAGTTCTGTGGCTGCGGGTAAAGTTCCGTAAAAATTTatttaagtctttaataagacttacatgagactcccccaataataataatggaactatgtctgagtactgtctgctaccacgacgacaaagagagacgtgataggcaccgtctgtatgtttgtgaattgaatacaaaaaaatggagagtttattcctattttccaatttagagatatcctcccatgagagagggaaagataattgctcgtatttgaccattttcctaaccctagagtgagactctacaagtcttcctatacgtttccatttccatccttgttgtgacgcccgaaaagcggcaatgcattgaataatgcatgttccattgttaccatttgggtttgggttgaagacctcgtgTCGGCCCCTTAaaaaggggggataagggacataatcccccaaaactgaccttacactaccattacagataacgattttgaggaaatcaacattaaataatataaaaccactcccctctgtttctgaaaggagatcctccagacgtgtaatcatataacccacccaactatcaataagatcacccacctcctcaagagttaccagcctagcaggtgtcgttatgaagtgttccctatagtcatcatcttctgtgagacgttgctttaaaagtgtaaccttcacttcaaggaggattttgaatgatgaagtaaaattgccatgaccccccagagaattcatgtaattctctatttcgttagagaatagttctctaaagttgcttagaagacctacaggatctgtggcaaaggctggggggatggaatattccattctagtaaagagatcgcccagggcccccaccctattaattaagtgagggatgtctataacatcctccccttctgaggaatttccatctctatctcgattgttgtcatggggtctaagaccactaggtcctgcctgagggatgtcaccaccaccaccaccatcatcatcaccatcaccaccatcatcactcatctcttcctcccccccattttcaaagggctgtctacccccgccaccacctaaggggctattgttacgttgggctttggggtgaagttcctctcctacctgcccctgagatgtctttacctgcctctgaagcacccctgaaaaataattataataattataataattataataataataataataataataacaataataataatattaataataaaaggcaacacCCATCACACtctactaaaccccatgacataacgcctcaagaaagcttcttaagataataaaactggagagagggtttattcactcaccttggggacatgattgtagatgttcagaggtcaagtgctcacacaaagtgaccccacaactgctgcaggtGAAAGTGGGGTGAGGCTTCGAGGTGACGCTACCACATATGAGGCATACAAAACCACTCTCTCCGGTAGGCCGGTGATGTTTACCTCCTAACAAGGAAATAactcataaatatacacactctcactcacacagtccccacacccccatgaagataggggaaaccatctcaatatttctcatttgaaataaatacgaataaataaataaataagggcttacctccaccacaggttctcctgtgaactccactagattgaacacacacagcttccccacagcggaggcagcaataagttgtatgcacgaattgtggtgatgagctccaaccacaaatgttgCAAATATCACCTGGGAGTGACATTATACCCCACTCctaggaaaaaaaatatataaaataaataattatatattctctcccactcaaaacacccctctttctcttatatatatttatatatatatatatatatattctccctctCTCAAAACACCCCcactctctcttatatatatatatatatatatatatatatatatatatatatatatatatatatatatatatatatatatatatatatatatatatatatatatatatatatatatatatatatatatatatatatttatatatatatctccaaatatgaaatagatatTAATTTACTTACATGTTAGTCTAGACGGGGATGGGGAGTGGAAGGTTTCAACACAAACTGTATGTATACTAACTAACTGAAGGAGGGACGTGTGGTGTCCTTATATTTGATGATCAAGAGGGGGGCGGTGTTGCCACATACAATACCTCACAACCCCTCCCGCCGTCGTGTGAAAGAGAAGGGTTAGGGTTGCTATGGGGAACTTTTTTTCTCGTCTGGCGGTCATCTCTATGGGAGTTGAGCAAAAAAAACCCAGGTAGGCTGTTTATGGTCTGAGGAGGGTAAATACACAATACATGCAACATCTCACAGCTCCTGTGTGAAAGAGAAGGATTAGACTTGCTAtagagaactttttttttttctctcgtctggaggtcatctcaATGGGAGCCCCCAAAAACCCAGGTAGGGGCGCCTTTGTCCTGAGGAGGGTGGCGCTCCTTGGGGTGAATACatgctcacactctcactctcgcacacacacacacacacacacacacacactcacacacactcacacacacactcacacacacacacacacactcactcacactcacactcacactctcactcacactcacccactctcatatatatatatatatatatatatatatatatatatatatatatatatatatatatatatatatatatatatatatatatatataagtggctgtcccacaggtaattggatcatttatgaggaaaatatggaggagtgtacttctgccac encodes the following:
- the LOC138364468 gene encoding uncharacterized protein produces the protein MSDDGGDGDDDGGGGGDIPQAGPSGLRPHDNNRDRDGNSSEGEDVIDIPHLINRVGALGDLFTRMEYSIPPAFATDPVGLLSNFRELFSNEIENYMNSLGGHGNFTSSFKILLEVKVTLLKQRLTEDDDYREHFITTPARLVTLEEVGDLIDSWVGYMITRLEDLLSETEGSGFILFNVDFLKIVICNGSVRSVLGDYVPYPPFLRGRHEVFNPNPNGNNGTCIIQCIAAFRASQQGWKWKRIGRLVESHSRVRKMVKYEQLSFPLSWEDISKLENRNKLSIFLYSIHKHTDGAYHVSLCRRGSRQYSDIVPLLLLGESHVSLIKDLNKFLRNFTRSHRTLSDEYGVHNKLAAPGGYYREPRSWAIIVQTFTHKSHHD